GGCTGTCGTCCGTGGCGCTCGCCTCCGCCGTCTCCGAGGGCGGCGGGCTCGGCTCGTACGGAGGACACATCCTCACCCCGGACGGGATCGGCGAGCTCGTGGGCGAGCTACGAAAGGCCACCGCCCGGCCCTTCGCGGTCAACCTCTGGGTCCCGCACCCCGACGAAGCCGCGGCACCGCCCGACCGTGACCGGATGGCCCGGTACGCCGGGCTCCTGCGCCCGTGGTTCGAGGAACTCGGGCTGCCGACCGGCCAGTTGGAGGAGCCACCGCCCGCCCCGGCCTTCGCGGAGCAGATCGACGCGCTGCTCGCGGCGGAGCCGCCGGTGATCAGCTTCGTGATGGGCATTCCCGAGGCCCGCGTGCTTGACGAGGCCCGACGCCGGGGCATCCGGACCGTCGGTACGGCGACCACCGTCGAGGAGGCCCTCGCGATCGAGGCGGCGGGCATGGACGCCGTCGTCGCCTCGGGCAGTGACGCGGGAGGGCACCGCGGCTCGTTCCTGCGCCCCGTGAACGAGTCCCTCGTCGGGACCTTCTCCCTTGTCCCGCAGGTCGCGCAGGCCGTGTCGATCCCGGTCGTGGCCGCCGGCGGCATCGCCGACGGCCGGGGAATCGCCGCCGCGCTGACACTGGGGGCGGACGGAGTGCAGATCGGCACCGGCTTCCTGGCGACCGAGGAGTCAGGCGCGAGCGCCATTCACCGGGCCGCGCTGCAGGGCCCCGACGCGCATACGACTGTACTGACCCGTGCTTTCTCGGGGCGGCTCGCGCGGGCCATCCCCAACCGCTTCACGCGTGAGGCGCTGGCGTACGAGAACGAACTGGCGCACTATCCGCTCCAGTACACACTCACCCGCCCGCTGCGCACAGCGGCCGCGGAACGCGGTCTGGCCGAGTACGTCAACCTCTGGTCCGGACAGGCGGCAGCGCTCACCCGGCCGCGCGGCGCCCGCGACTACCTCGTCGAGCTCATCGCCGGGACGGAGGCGGCGCTGGGCCACGTGGCGCCCTAGAAGACTGATGAAGATGTTGGGTTCTGCCCCCGTCGCGTGAGTGGCGGGGCCAGACTCGTTGTTGTGGTGCAGGGTGAGTGGGTCGGGGAGACGGTCGGGCCTGATGTGTGGGAGACCTGCCGGGAGTTGATCCCGGCGGGGAGTGTGTTCGCGTTCCTGGCCGAGCATCGGGGTGCGCTGTTCCCGGCGGTGATGTTCGCGGACATGTATCCGTCGGCGAACGGGCGTCCGTCCATGCCGCCGCAAATCCTGGCCGCGGCGATCACTCTGCAGGCCCTGCACGGCATGTCGGACTTCGAGACGGTCCAGGAACTGCGCTGTGACCTGCGGTGGAAAGCCGCGTGCGGGCTCGGTCTGAAGGACATGGCATTCGATCCGTCGCTGCTGGCCTACTTCCGCCGTCGGCTGGCCCGCTCTGCCCGGCCGGACCGTGTCTTCGAGGCGGTGCGGGAGGTCGTCAAGGCCACCGGTGTCCTCAAGGGCAAGCACCGGCGGGCGCTGGATTCCACCGTGCTGGACGACGCGGTGGCCACCCAGGACACCGTCACCCAGATCATCGCCGCCGTCCGGGCGGTGATCCGCGAGGTCCCCGGCGCCGCCGAAGTGGCCGCGGGGCAGTGCACCGCCCACGACTACACCGACCCAGGCAAACCGAAGATCGCCTGGAACGACCCCGAGGCACGGGCCGGCCTGGTCGGCGACGCGCTGCGGCTGCTGGGGCATCTACCCGAGCAGGAACTGGGTGAGAAGGCCGCGAACGCGGTCGGCATCCTGGCCCTGGTCGCAGGCCAGGACGTCGAGCCCGCCGAGGACTCCGACGGCCGGGACGGACGCTGGCGCATCACCCAGGGGACCGCCCACGACCGGATGGTCTCCACTGTCGACCCCGAGTCCCGGCACGTGCACAAAGACCGAGTAATTGTCAAGACCTGTGGATGGGGTGGGGATGTCGCCTCTCGTTGCGCCGCGTCCCCCCAAAGAAGAGCGAAGCTTCGTCACTCCGCTCACCGGACCGCTCAGGAGAAGTCCGCAGCGGTGATGCCGTCGGGGTGTCCGGGTGGCCACTCCACCAACTCGATCCGGTAGCCATCCGGGTCGGTGAGCCACGACGTCTTCGGGCCGCGAGGGCCGCCCGGGTACTGGACAGGTCCCGGCTCCAGGCCGGCGTCGGTCAGCCGCTCCAGGGTGGCGGCCAGTGTGTCCACCTGGATCGCGAGGTGGTCGAAACCGCTGCCCACGTCGACGCGTCCGCCGACGGGACGGTGGACCAGTTCGAGCGAGGCCGCCGTTTCGCCGGGGAACTTGAGGATCACGAGGCGACTCCCGTCGCCGCCGTCGACCCTGCCCAGCTCGATGTAGCCCAAGCCGGTGTAGAAATCGAGCGAGCGGTCCAGGTCGGTGACGCGGTAGGCGACGAAGAGCGTCTTCATGCGGTCTCCTCGGGTCGACGGACCCGGTAGCGGAGGTGCGTGACGTCTCGGTCCTCGAGCCGTCGCACGAGGTCGAGTTCGATGTGATCACCACCGAGGTGGTCGAACAGCCGCCGGCCGTCCCCGAGGAGGACCTGAACCAGGTGGATCTCCATCTCGTCCACTTGCCCGGCTCGGAGGAGCGCTTGGGCCGCGCCCGCCCCATGGACCATCACTGGCCGGTCCCCGGCGGCCGCGCGAGCCTGACGGGCGCAGTCCTCGACGTCGGTGACGAATCGCGCGTGGCCGGGTGGCACGTCCCCGTCGTCCACATGGTGGGTGAGGACGAAGATCGGTACACCGTCGTGATGGTCGCCCTGCCAACGCCCGGCGAGTTCGAAAGTCCGACGGCCGGAGATTACCGCGCCGGTCGCCAACGCCTCGCGATAAACCTGTCCGCTGGGACCGTCGGATTCCCGGTCGTCGAGCCAGTTGAAAAGACGTCCACCGGCACGTCCGAGCTCCTGGCCCGGTCGATCGTCCGGACCGGCGACGTAGCCGTCGAGCGACATCGACATGTACAGCCGAATCGGATTGCTCATTCTGGCCTCCATCTCTCCTCCATGATGTGGGGATGCTCCGCGTCCCGCCCTGTAGGGGCGGGAAGGTCACAGGGGAAGACTTCAGGCAGCAGGCAAACCCATCGGCCTGACGAGGCGTAAGTCAAGAGCAGTCGATCAGTTGAGGTGGTTCAGGCTGCGTGAGCCTCGGGGCGTTCGACGAGCCGACCGCGTTCGAAGCAAGCTCCGGCCCGAACGAGGGCGACGAGGTGGGGTGCGTTCACGGCCCGCCATCGGGCCTGGGCGGACTCGACGAGCTTGAACACCATGGCCAGGGCGGCGGCGCGCTGCCGGCGCCTCGGGTGACCTTGGTCCGCAGGCGGACGGTGGAGAAGGTCGACTCGATGGGGTTCGTGGTGCGCAGGTGGATCCAGTGCTCGGCGGGGAAGTTGTAGAACGCCAGCAGTTCGTCGGTGTCGTCGGTGATCTTCTTGACGGCCTTGGGGAACTTGGCGCCGTGGGACTTCTCGAACGCCGCGATGGCCTTGTGCGCGTGCTCGCGGTCCTCCGCGTTGTAGATCTCCTGCAGGGCCTTCTTCGCGCCGGGCTGGGCGGACTTCGGCAGCGCGTTGGACACGTTTGCGATCTTGTGAACCCAGCACCGCTGATGCCGAGTCTCGGGGAATACCTCGGCGATCGCCTTCCAGAAGCCCAGCGCGCCGTCGCCGACCGCGAGGACGGGGGCGCGCATGCCCCGGCGCTCGCAATCACGCAGCAGATCAGCCCACGAGTTGGCTGATTCGCGGTAGCCGTCGGCCATGGCTATCAGTTCCTTGGTGCCGTCGGCGCGCACGCCCATCAGCACGAGCACGCACGACTTCGCCTCGGCGAGGCGGATCTTGAGGTGGATGCCGTCGGCCCAGACGTAGACATAGTCGGACTCCGACAGGCCGCGCTCGCCGAAGGCTTTGTGGTCAGCCTGCCATTGCGTGGTCAGCCGGGTCACGGTGGCCGGGGAGAGCCCGGCCGAGCTGCCGAGGAACTGCTCCAGCGCAGGCACGAAGTCCCCAGACGACAGTCCGTGCAGGTAGAGCAGCGGCAGCACCTCGCTGATCTTCGGGGACTTCCGGGCCCAGGGCGGCACGATCGCCGAGGAAAACCGCTTGCGCTCGCCGGTGGTCACATCAATCCGGCAGTCGTTGACCCGCGGGACCTTCACCTCGACCGACCCCGCCGCGGTGGTGACCATCCGCGGCTGGTGGTGGCCGTTGCGGACCACCAGCCGGCGCCCCCGGTCGTCCCTCTCGCCGGCGAGCTCGGCTATGTAGGCGTCGACCTCGGCCTCCAGAGCCGCGGCGAGCATCCGCCGCGCGCCCTCCCGCACGATCTCGTCGATCAAAGAACCGTCCGGCGTGGAGCCGTCGTTGTTGACTACGCTGAGCATGGGCGTGCCTTCCCAACCGACGGTGCAACGTCGGTCTACTCGGTGACCTATCGATCACCCGGGAAGGTACGCCCTTCGCGTCCAACCCGAGGCCGATCCACAGACATCCGAGCTTGCTAAGAAGTCAAGCCGCGAGGGCCACCGATGCCGCTGAGGCGGTAGGGAATGCCTTGTCTGGATCGAACTTCTGCCCGCTCTGCAGGCAGTGATGAAGACCGCCCAGAAGGCGGTTGAAGACGTTGCGCATGGCGGCGGTATGCCGGTCCCCGAGGGCTCGACGTCGGTCGTATTCGGCTTTGACTTGAGGCGAGGGCAAGGCTCCGAAGATCCATACGTAGCCTGCGGCGGCAAGGCGCTGGTTCTTCACCCGGCGGTGGCGCACGACGTGGCTCTTGCCGCTGGCGATGGTGACCGGTGCCGAGCCGGCATACGCCTTGAGCGCTCGGGCGTCGGCAAAGCGCGAGCGGTCATCACCGATCTCGGCCAGGACGCGTGCACCCGTCAGCGGTCCGATCCCGGGGAAGCTGTTCATGAACCGCCCCGGTTCGAATGGAGACTCGATTCCGTGTAAGGATCAGAGTCATGGCACGTCCCTCCTCCTATCCCCCTGAGCTGCGCAAGCGCGCGGTGCGCATGGTCGCCGAGGTCCGCGGTGACTATCCGACAGAGTCAGCCGCGATCAACGCGGTGATGGCCAAGCTGGGCATCGGCTCACGCGAGACACTGCGCAAGTGGGTCCGCCAGGACCAGATCGACTCCGGGACCCTGCCGGGGGCGACGAGCGAGGAGTCCGCGCAGATCAAGGCGATGAAGAAGGAGATCGCCGAACTCAAGCGCGCGAATGAGATCTTGAAGGCCGCGGCGAGTTTCTTCGCGGCCGAGCTCGACCGGCCACTGCCTCGCTCGTAACGTTCATCGACGAGCACCGGGACCGCTTCGGCGGCGTCGAGCCGATCTGCCGCACGTTGACCCAGCACGGCTGCAAGATCGCCCTCCACCTACTACGCCTGCAAGAAACGACAAGCGACTCCCTCGCCGCGAGCCGTGCGGGACGAGGAACTCAAGGAGCTGATCCAGGAGGTCTACACGTCCAACTACCGCGTCTATGGCGCGAGAAAGGTCTGGCGCGAGCTGAACCGGCAGGGCCATGCTGTGGCCCGCTGCACGATCGAGCGCCTCATGCGTGAGATCGGCATCGCCGGCGCGGTCCGCGGCAAGAAGGTCATCACCACCCTCCCGGACCCGACCGCCGCCAGGGCCCCGGACCGCGTCGACCGCGACTTCGTCGCCCCGGCCCCGAACCGGACCTGGGTCGCCGACTTCACCCACGTGGCCGCCTGGGCCGGCGTCGTCTATGTCGCCTTCGTCGTGGACACCTTCTCCCGTCGCATCGTCGGCTGGTCCGCCTCGCTGTCGAAAGAGACCCAACTCGTCCTGGACGCCCTGGACATGGGTCTGTGGCAGCGCGATCGCGAGGGCCGCCCACCGGCGCCTGGCCAGCTGATTCATCACTCCGACGCGGGTTCTCAATACACGTCATTCCGGCTGGCCGAACACCTGGACGCGGCCCAGATCGCGGCCTCCATCGGCTCGGTCGGCGACGCGTACGACAACGCGCTCATGGAGTCGACGATCGGCCTGTTCAAGACAGAAGTCATCAAGCCCCAGCGGCCGTGGAAGACGCTCTCACACGTCGAGCTCGCCACCGCCGAGTGGGTCGACTGGTACAACCACCGCCGACTCCACGGTGAGATAGGGCACATCCCGCCCGTCGAATACGAAGCCAACTACTACCGAGCAACCACGAAACCCCAGCTCACAGCCACCAACTGAGATCTCCACCGAACCCGGGGCGGTTCATGGTGTGGATTGCGTTGCACTGCGCCATCGCGGTGGCTGGTGCGGCGCTCTCTGGGTGGATCATGTTCTCCTGATCACCTCACAGAAGAGGCAGCGTGGGGAAGGTCCGGGCTGTTCGATCCTTCATGAGGCCGCGGTGTCTCGATCGACCTCACTACCCTGGGGGCATGGCCGAGCTTTGGGGTACTTTCGCCGTCAACGACCATTGCCGTGCAAACGCGTTCGCACGCGAGCTCCTCCTCTTCGACCGGCTCGTCATTCCTGTCCCGGCCACGGACGCCGAGCGTGCCCGGTGGCGGCAGCCGAATCCCAATATGCCCGGCGAGGGGTGGGACCCTGAGAGGCTCGACCGGATACGTGCTCTCCTCGGCAGCCAGCACCACGAAGGCGCAGATGGAGCACGGCTGGTTTGGGAAGCCCCCTGGGACGACAACAGGTGGCGAAACGCACTGTCCCGGAGAGAAGTTGCGGAGACGATCACGAGCATGGACGCCTTCTGGGGCACCCGTCAGATCCTTGCTACGGACGACGAACTGCCTGGCGTGATTGAAGCAGTGGCAGCATTCCCCTCCGAAGTCGAGTGCCGTGACGAGCTTCGGCCGGAGGCCGGGCCCTCTAGGGAGGAGCCCGCGGCTCAAGCGCTCATTGCCTTGGCACGGCCTTTCTTGATCCCAAGTGGGGATGAAGGCCATGACTTCCGACCCCTACGTGAAGCCATGGAGCTGGTGCGTGACCCTGACTTCCGGCGAGCTCGTACGGCGTATCACGAGTGGATGCGCGAGTTCGTGGGCCCTTTGCAGACCCCTGGAGCAGGGCTGGGGCAGAGCACGCTCGACGCGGCATCGATCCGACTTGCTGACGAGCGTCTACAACAACTCATCACTGAAGAGCGCCAGGTCGTGCAGCGGGGTGGTCGACGAAAGCACTGGGCCCGAGGTGGATTCGCCATGACCGTTGTGAGTGTGAGCACTGCGGTCGGCTCAGCGATGATGGATCCGGGAATGTTGGCTCTGATGGGCATCGGTGGAGCAGTCGCAGGCTTCGGCGGTTGGATTGCCGAAAGGAGAGCGGTCGAGCCGCTGGCTCCGCGGCCGCTAGGTGGGGCATCCATGTTCGTGGCCGCGCAGTGTCGGCTGAATTGGGTCTCCGCATCGTCAAGGGAATAAACGAAGCGCGCCGGTTCCGAGGTGAGCCCAGAAGCCGCCAATAGTTGATCTTGGAGGCGTCAGCGCTTCCGTCGAGCGGCGGGGTCGCGTTCGGCTACGTGTCGGGCGACCGCGTCGATGCCGGGCGGGCGTACCGCTCCAGGGAGCGGACGGAGGCGTGGCGGGAGCGGGCCAGCAGCATCGGCGTGGAGGAGCCGCCCTCGGCGTCGTGTGTCAGGGTGCTGTGGCGGATCCGGTGCAGTGTGAGGAGCCGACGCGGCCCGAGCTGGAGCGGTTCTTCTTCCTGGACGACGTGGACCGGGATCTGATCGCGCTGCGGCGTACGCAACATCACCAACTCGGATTCGCCCTCCAGATGTGCACGGTGCGGTACGTGGGCCTGTTCCTGGGCGAGGACCCGCTGGATGTGCCGTGGCCGGTGGTGGAGCACCTGGCCGGGCAGCTGGGCATCGAGGACCCCTCGTGTGTGAAGCGGTACACGGACCGGCGGCAGACGGTGTACGACCACGCGTGGGAGATCCGGGTCGCGTACGGCTACCACCAGTTTGAGGACTATGCCCAGGGCCGGAAAGTTCCGGGCGTTCCTGCACGGCCGGGCGTGGACAGCGCACGCCGAGGGGCCGAAGGCGCTGTTCGATCATGCGGTGGGCTGGCTGCGTCGGCACCGGGTCCTGCTGCCGGGGGTGAGCGTGCTGGCCCGGCAGGTTTCCGAGGTCCGCGCCATCGCGGAGAAGCGGCTGCACACCACGGTCGCGAGGGCCGCCTGGCGGGCGGATGCGGCGCTGCCTTGCGACTTGGTCGCCACGCTGAAGACGCCGGAGGGCAGGCGGTACTCGGAGCTGGAGCGGATGCGTCAGCCCCCGACGCGGACCACGGGTACCGCGATGAAGGGCGCGTTGCAGCGGGTCGAGGACATCGCCGCCTTCCAGCTGGGCCGTCTGAAGCTGGAGCAGATCCCGCCGAACCGGCTGTCCGCGCTGGCCCGGTACGGGCTGGGTACGAAGGCGCCGAAGCTGGAGCGGACCCCGGAGCCCAAGCGCACGGCGATGCTCACCGCGGTGATGCGCCACCTGGAGGCGAAGGCGATCGACGACGAACGCCGGCCTCTCGCGGGCGGAACACATCACCGAGGAACACATCGCCGGAGCGCTCGAAGCTGTCCGGCTGTTCAGCGATTGCGAGGACCTGCGCCGCTTCTACCCGTCAGTGCAGAACTACCGGGACAACGCCTCCAAGCAGTGGGTGAACCACCTGCACCAGTTGCAGGTCGTGCTGTTCCACCGGGGTCAAGTCGCCACTCAGCCACGCAAGTTGGTGCCGTCTGGAAGCCACCGATGGAGCTGCCGCCGCGAATGCGCCCGCACTTCGACCGCCCGGCAGGAGCTGGCGAGCCAGCTCGAAGCCCTTCACCGGGCGGAGTGCCACAAGGTCTTCCCCATCAGCCGGATGCAGTCCAGACGCAGTCTGGTACCCGACGCGAGATCACGCGCCCGCAAACGCTCACGCACCTCGCATTCCTGATCAGACGTCAACTCCACACGCAGGATCTTCGGCATGAGGCAGCCCCTCCCTGCCCGTCCCATACCCGAACCACAGCCCACATCACCGAGACCGCTTAGGGCGCCGGAGGTGTGGGGAGGAGCTGGTCGAACGCCAGCCCGCTGGACGCCTCGCCGCGGCCGGTTTCGCGGGTCGCGGCGAGCCAGACAAGCACCCGGCCGTCGCGCCACCGGGTGCGCTGGTAGGCCAACGAGACCTGGGTGCCGGCGCGCGGCACCTCCTCCTCGAACACGTGGTAGGGCACCGCCGTCTCCTGGTCGAGCCCGACCCGCAGCAGCGTGGTGCGCGGCCGGACCCGGGCGCCGGGCGGCACGCCCTCCATCAAGCGCAACATCGCGCCCCGCTGGAGCTGCGTCGCCCGCACGTCGCCCGGGACGTGCATGACAACGAACGGGACCCAGTTCTCCGGCACCGTGGTCATCGCCCGGTAGGAGATCGGCGCCGCGGCGTCGCCGGTGACCGGGGCGCCCGGCGGCACGCCCTCGAGTCGCCGGCGGTGGGCCAGGGTCTCCTCGGCGGCCTCGGACCCCCGCTTGCCCACCCCGGACGCGAG
The Streptomyces lunaelactis genome window above contains:
- a CDS encoding NAD(P)H-dependent flavin oxidoreductase, translated to MTNGKRSWARGRLAELLGLEVPVVQGPFGGGLSSVALASAVSEGGGLGSYGGHILTPDGIGELVGELRKATARPFAVNLWVPHPDEAAAPPDRDRMARYAGLLRPWFEELGLPTGQLEEPPPAPAFAEQIDALLAAEPPVISFVMGIPEARVLDEARRRGIRTVGTATTVEEALAIEAAGMDAVVASGSDAGGHRGSFLRPVNESLVGTFSLVPQVAQAVSIPVVAAGGIADGRGIAAALTLGADGVQIGTGFLATEESGASAIHRAALQGPDAHTTVLTRAFSGRLARAIPNRFTREALAYENELAHYPLQYTLTRPLRTAAAERGLAEYVNLWSGQAAALTRPRGARDYLVELIAGTEAALGHVAP
- a CDS encoding VOC family protein, which codes for MKTLFVAYRVTDLDRSLDFYTGLGYIELGRVDGGDGSRLVILKFPGETAASLELVHRPVGGRVDVGSGFDHLAIQVDTLAATLERLTDAGLEPGPVQYPGGPRGPKTSWLTDPDGYRIELVEWPPGHPDGITAADFS
- a CDS encoding dihydrofolate reductase family protein, with the translated sequence MSNPIRLYMSMSLDGYVAGPDDRPGQELGRAGGRLFNWLDDRESDGPSGQVYREALATGAVISGRRTFELAGRWQGDHHDGVPIFVLTHHVDDGDVPPGHARFVTDVEDCARQARAAAGDRPVMVHGAGAAQALLRAGQVDEMEIHLVQVLLGDGRRLFDHLGGDHIELDLVRRLEDRDVTHLRYRVRRPEETA